A stretch of DNA from Pan troglodytes isolate AG18354 chromosome 21, NHGRI_mPanTro3-v2.0_pri, whole genome shotgun sequence:
ggtgtcctccaattcagtTTAATCCCGACACTGTCTACCTGGAAATTGTGTCatatcccacaggttgagggcttaTTCCCACAAAACTGCCTCCTCTTCAGACACCAGTTGCAAGACTAGTCAGCTTCAAGTTTGGTTTCCCAGGATCCCCTTTTTGTGTTCTATTAATATGCTACAACAGCTCACAAAATGCAAGGAAACAGATTTACTGACGTATTATAAAGGATGTTACAAAGGATCCAGATGGCAGGAAACATAAGGTGAGGTCTAGGTgggcacagagcttccatgccctctccaggcATGCCATCCTGCAGGAACCACCACATGTTCAGCAATCTGGAAGCTCTCCAAATCTtgaccttttgtttttttatggagGCTTGATTACATAGGCATGCTTGATTAAACCACTGGTCACTGGTGATCAACTTAATCTTCATCCACTTCGCCCTCTCTGGAGGTTAGGGTTTGGGGTTGTAAGTCCCAACCCTATAATCATGTCTTGGTCTTTTCAATGATCAGACTTTATCTTGAAGCTACCTAGGGCCTGCCAGCTATCAGTGAACTCATtagcatatgaaaatatatcaCTTTGAAGATTGCAAGGgttttaggagttgtatgccagAAACAGGGACAAAGAGAAAGTGTGTATTTCACAGTATCACAAATGCCAACTCACTCTACTAaaaggctattttaaaaaaacagtttttcaaagaCCACCTTAAAAAGTATCAGGACAGTGGCAGCAGTGCACCTAAGAGAGAAAGGCTTTGAAACCATTTCTTAAATTTTCCATCTATACAGTGTATAAGTAAGAGGAAATACATTTATACATGAAACACTGAACTCTTTGAAGTAAAATGATACACAACCTCAagatgttgattttttaaaatttttagccaacttttatttttatgcctAGAAAAATACATGGGACGTTTAAGACTAATGTGCTGGGCAATTTGCTACTTAGTGATAGTAACACAATCCTGAAAAAGCAAGCACAATTattctgtactttttaaaagttttattcagCAATAAGaccataatttttcatatttaaggAGTATGAAAAATTTGTCGAGTTTTAAAAGCTGAATACATGTAGCGTTGGATCAAGGCACATACAAGACTGGCCAAAGGGCGTACAATgcactttggttttttgttgaaaaaaaaaaatcatggcaaCAGAGAAGTGATATGGTTTTTCAACAAGTAACAGCTCACAATTCAGTAGGAAGCTAGAAGGAAATGTTACATTACGAGTTCATTATGTAATATCTGGAAAATTGTGACAGTAATGGGCAGTATTCTTGATCTTTGTAAAAGTAaattgaacatttatgtacagtgTTAAAACCTTTGACATAAACCAGATCTAAATTTGATGtctagtatttatttttctttaaattatctctTATTTAAAGAACTACTTTCTCTGGATTGTTGAGGGGAATCGCTTATaattacattacatttttaatatgcaTAAAGTTTCTCTGacatcctttatgataaaaacatcATAAACACTAACAATTTTGTGTTTATAATTCACTTTTCAAAAATCAGGATGGTATAGGCAAAACCAAAATGCAGTTTTGGTATTTGTGTTCATTACACTATACAAGTCTAAGTTTTCATGTTTTCCTAAGTACACATTTTCCCCCCAACTTGGAAGCACATTTACATTACCGTTTTTGTGAAGTCCTTTATTTTCAAAGCTTTGCTGACAATGGCTTTAACAGACTTCATACTCCTTTTATGCCAGCTGATGTATTCAGTTCAGAAGATATGCTTAACTTTTTTAAGGATAATTAATTTGCCTAGAGCAAAAATGGAGATATGCAGGAAGTTTGATATTGCCCATTACTTCACACATTTTGATTTATTGAATACCACTGGGATAATACAAATTTAATAATTGGAACATTATTtcataaccattttttaaaattaaattttatctcattCAGCCAttcagccagtttttttttttttttacattttattaataccAAAGTGAAAAATGGCCTGTGCTTATACTACAAGGATCTCATATGAATGCAGTCCTGATTGTTCGACACAGCAAGAAAATTCACTTTCACAGTCAACAAGTCATCTTACTCAGTAGAACACAAAGTAAATGATTTATAACTCCAATATTTGCAAGGAAAATACAGTACAAAttactaaaaaatactaaaatatagaATTGTGTTCAGGCATCTCCACTACATCAATCGCAGCAGTAACCTGAAATTTGaaacttttaataaaaagttcttaaatataaattatatggcAAATGTACAGTACATTGCtttttttcagtctctttttcCAGTGTTTTGCAGTAGAACAGGGTTCCTACCATCACCTCCCTTAGgtttaaaaaacccaaaacacaagTCTGCTGTGAGTCCTTCAGCATCATGAGTGTGAGTGATCTGAGTCTGGAATACCACTGTCTCTGTAGCTTCGGTTACTACTGCTTTCACTGTGATTGTTTTTGTACAGATTCATTCCATTAGGAGGAAATATGGTGTGTATTACAAACTCCTCCTTCGAGATGGGTTCATTGCTTATTGGTAACATCTGAAAAGAAGTTTCCCTGATTTCCAGGATAGAGTTGTCCTTCTTAGTGCCAGCTTCTGCATAGTCatcctttcttctcctcccttTGCTATATGCACAGTTCCTTGAGAAGAGCGATCCATTCCTATGAACATACCAACACACTAAAGCAAGAAGGGCAATGGTAACCAGGGCCACAGCCCCACCAATGATGGCAGCCAAAGGTAAATTGGGGTTTTTGTAAggttctttctcttgctctcgATTGAGGGTGGTTGTAGGGTTGTACATTCGAAGGGGTGCAGTTTCAGTCTCAATACAAACAGGAGTTTCATCAAATAGGTAGAGGTTGCTGGTTTCCATGGGAACCATGCATACTTTATAGGGTGAATCAGGCTCCAGGGCTGTGACCAAGTACTCACTGCGTTCCCCTGTTACAATTGTTTCTGTTATAGATCCAAATGCCGGGCTATGGCCCAGTTTAAGCCAGCTGAGTCTCAAAGCAGTCATAGGTAGAGCAAGTTTCCAAGAGATATGAATGGTATCAGAGGTGACAGACTTCACAGTAATTGTAATTGTTTTTCTTGAGGGACTCCCTGTGGTTTGGTGATCCTTAGTGAGCTTGGGGTTCTTAATATCTGGCTGTTTGGTCACTGGAGCTGGCCACTGTCCTTGGGCAGGATACACTGTGTTGGGTATTGCAGTGGTTATCTGAATGGTGCTTACAATCCCACTGTCCTTACAATCAAACAGTTCTGCATTGAGATCCTTAATAGCCATCCCACGAACCTTTTCTGGGGCTTGGCACATGAGCCCACGCACGTTGACCTTCACAGGTAGTGATTGTAACCAGTCACGTACCCATTTCATCTTGCACCCGCAATACCAGGGATTGTTGCGAAGAATCAGTTGTGTTATATTGTCCAAATCATCAAAGATACCCTGAGGTAAATTACTTAGGTTATTATTGGACATATCCAGTCGATAGAGCTGCCTTAgataagaaaaagcatttggggGCACCCGATTGATGTGGTTATCTTGAAGATAAAGCTTCCTTAGGTTTGTGCCTGGAAGGTTTACTGGTGCAGCAGTCAGGGAATTCCGCACCAGGGACAGCTCTGTCAAATTAACTAGGTTGAAGAAAACTTTGTCACCTAAACCATGATTGTTCAACAGGTTTCCATCTAGAACCAGGCGTTTTAGACTAGTGAGACCTTGAAGAGATGGTGATGAAATAGTGGATATGCGATTATCATCCAAGCGTAGTTCTTCTATAGTCCTGGGCAAACCCCAGGGAATTGTGCTAAGGTGATTACGGGACAGGAAAAGCAGTCGGAGATAGTTGCTGTCTCGGAATGCTCCCTCCTCTATGCTAACTGCAGAGACAGAGTTGTCATCTAAATGTAATTCTTCCAGATAGGGAATTTTTGAAAGTGAATCATAAGTGATAGTCCTTATGTTATTTTCTTGCAAATGTAACTCTTTTACATACTTTGGGAGGTTGGTAGGAAATTCATCTAAACTGTTGTGGTATAGATATATTCTTTCTACTTTCAGCAAGTTTTTCAAATCTGAAGGAatcccagcattatttatttGGTTGTTCTGAAGGTAGAGAGTTGTAGCATCCTCTGGTATTCCTGTTGGAATGGATGTCAGAAAGCGATCATTACAGTAAATGAAACCTGCATCGCAGCGACACACAGATGGACAGGATTTAGCCATAACTGATAGAGGTGCTACTTGAAGGAACAGCCCAATTTTAGTCCCGATGAGGAAGATGCTCCAGGCTGCGCTGATCATGGTCAGCAGTGTTGAGGTCTTTATACAAGGTAGCTTCTGTTACTTCAGAACCCTAAAATGAAGTGagtaaaaaaagacagaaaacaataaGGCCAGCATACTGAATATAATGTTTAAAAACGAATGTGGAAACTAAAATATCCATAatcacttttaatattttcatttgttttgggaGGGGGCATAATAGGGTTTATTGCTAGCTAACAATAGACACTGTCATATAATCTCTTTACCTTAAtggtttcttaatttctttataaattaaaaagtatcTGTCCTAAATCcatttgattttgaaatattaaatataattgaaGTTTTATTGAATAATCCaaagtattttaattatactttatatGAACCTTTAGACAGTCACTGATCAAGCTAATTGAATATCCATTTCTTACTTAATATTCATAATAAGTAACACCTTGGaatattatttgttatatttaaagGTAATCATTTTACTGTTATCAAAAAAccacacatttttatatttactttttattaggcAAAAACTATACAGGTGTAGAAAAATGTCATAAAAATACCTATTCTCTTCATACTCAGGAATAGTTACACACATCTTGAGATCCTCAATCTCAAACCCATAGTTTGCTTTGATTATTaatgtcatttcattttctttggttattaattttaagcattattttaaatggatggttttctataagaaaataagaatgattccttcatttatttttgggAAAGAATTACAAAGCTAATACATCCAGCTAACCTAAGTGGAAAATTTCACTTCATATTAAATTCTGTCTTTCTTCTGTTCACATTTTGTTATATGTTTCATACTGCAGGTTTTAATGACTTTGTccacatttttcattattttctacctCATAACGTGTTGTCACAgtgcatttatatttctttgaattcTAACCTAGAACATAAATCAACTTTTTCTATGGCTGGCAAAGTATAGATTTATACTGATGTATTGTGTAATATAATCTCTTCTGTCCTTTTAAGTATTAATTAGCCTTTGTAATTTTaggcatgaaaataaaatactttgtttttccTACCTTATTGAACGATGTGAGTAAATTTTGCGGGGGTGAATATCCAATGcacatatattattttcctgGTGAGGGACTGGGACTTATAAACTTTTGTTTAGTCCTTGGAAATGTTCTTCACCGTTTATTCAAGTAATCCTATGGCGTACACACCTCCAGATCAGGCTTGCTGTTGTCAATGAACATTCCAGCTGCAGTTCAGCATGGTGGGCAAGCTCATTAAAGTGGGGGCAGAAACAATTCTGCTTCCTGTTACTATGTAGGACACATGGcttcctatgtattttttttttctttctgatagaGTTTCTGTGTGAAAGTTCCTTTTGTGTAGCTTAATTCCCTTAGTGGAAATTGCCCTCTTTGAAATTCTTATTGGCTCTTCTGTGCAATGTGGTCAGAGATAGTAACTTCAGATCCTCATGAAGAAAGTCATTCATGATGCTAAGGCCTGTATAGTAATAGGTTTTTCAGGCAGTTACCCCCTACCTTTATTCCCATCCAGGATTATCCAAGTATAAACTTTGTACAGTAGCTACATCCTGAGGTATGATTATCTGCTGTGAAATAGCTATTTCCAGCTTTTGCTTCTTGCTGATTTTTCAGAATGTCTGGTGCAGTCACATTATACAAGAACAGGTATTCTCTTTTAAGAAGTAAAGGAAACTAAATTCTTCATGTAAAGAAAAGGAGGCATACTAAATTTCCTTTATATTTCTCTTCCTTAAAATATACTGGGACTGAGCATCTCCTGTGAAAGTAAAAGGTTTTAATGAACTATTAATAATGAACTTTAACATACTAGAGAAATTTCCTAGACATTTAATTTCAATGTCTTAAAATAACACATCTTTCATCATAGTGGTTAGTCAGAAGGGATAGGTTGACCTCTTTGTTTTTAGACTTCTCATTTTCTTATACAAATAAAGTAGGAGCCAAAGTTGAGATTGTCATCAAACAGATAATTTCTATTATCTGATTGTGTCACTTTGAATTAAACACCATGGCTTTCAAATTCAAGCCagtctttaaaaatttacttttaaatcatatgcataaaatgataaaatgtttaaaaagaagaaaacaagtacATGTCAAAGAGGTGAGCAAatacattaacaaatatttttgacagAAATGCCAAGGTAACTTTTTAGGCATTTCTGAACATGATTTAACAAAGTCACACAATCCACAATTTAgagttgaaaagactattttaaaagcttttcttttgatttgctTAGTGCCCTGTTTGATTCCTCCTGCAGGTCTCAATTCTCCCAACTGCAGAATGTTGACATCATCCCCTTTCTCTTTAGGGGTGTATCTAAGGACTACTTAGTGATCTTGAAACTCTAAGCACTCAGGTGTTCTTGCCCAGAAGGTGACGTAGAAGTTCAAGTCATATTTAGTTTTTCTGGAGAATACTGTTCTAATTTTCTTTTAGCATActaagtttgaaaaaaaatttgtatttgaaaTAGAAGGGACACTATTATTTCAATCTCCTTGTAGTGACCATTAGGAAAGCACATCAAAACCAGGTGGGGCATTTCTCTCTAGGTTCATACATGAATATTGCCAGTTTTTAAtaagtgtatttttcatttccaaaagaAGACTTTTGGCTTGACTAAAGAGATCATTGAATTTAATGTTGACTGCTTTGCCCATTATCAAATATGCACGAAGATTTTTTGAGAGTTTAGAGGAGGTGAGTAATATTCGAATTGGTTATGCAGGGTCATCCACTCTGATACTTTGTATATATGTAGGGAACATTTGAGTATCCTGGAAATATGTGACCCTGAAAGTAAGGACTAAAGTAGTAGCAATTTGCTTCTCCCACAGTTGCTATCTAACATCCAACAAGTATAGCATCTGTTCCATAATTCAGATACTCTGCTGAACGAGTATGTTAAATAAGGCCACAATTTGTGTTTCTGGTTCTCTccaaaaattcagtttcttttaGTTTGCTAACTACATACCAACATGGTCATAGGCTATATTAAcggaagaaaagtgaaaaaaattacagatacatataatttattatttacgCAACTTGAAACAAAAATAGCAGTTAGCAGATGGATCAAACAGTCTCTAGTGAATATTGCAAAGTGCCCACAGAGGAAAGtttaaatgatttattatttaatgTGAGGTTTTACTGTGATGCCTTTAGGGCTTTGCTCATTATTGTCAAATTCCAATAGTATCTTTTCTTGAAAACTGTTGCTTTCTCAGTGTGTGAAAATGGAAAACCAAGCTGTTGAAATTATAATTACaaagttactttttaaagtatcttctgtaaaagttttttaaacttgaaaattattcaacatataaaataatgtgGTTAATTTAAGTTTAGAAAACAATTGCTTATGTTAAATTGCATTAGAAACTAATTAAAAaccattataaaaataacaagtgAGAACCTGCTTAAAATATTACCAAGAGTCAAGCATTTCTGATATTCCAGGGATGATGGTGAGGCAATATATACTTGAGATGATGAATCCGCTGATTGGGGATTTAAAAACTGATTGTTCCCTGAGTCAGGTCAGACCACAGTGTGTCCAAGGTGATGATCATAATGATAACCAGacataaaataaatgtcttttatctTGTGTCTGAACTATATATATTTCACCAAATAAGGCTCTAACAATATGTattgattttcacatttttaacccAGAGAATGAAAGAGTTCTAAATTGGTGTGAAAAGACGGAagattaatttgtttattttacctgTTTTACATTTGTGAAGCtgctttctctattctgtttgatATGCAAACTCACATTTGCCATTCATACAATAGTGGTAATAATGTGGGATTAACAGAAAGCCTTAAATCTCATTAAGTTCTTGGAAAATGTCATTCTCTTCTCCCCacattgtattaaaataaaaggcaaaaacataaaacagGTTTCTTAGGAGAGAAGGATACTCTTTCGGAAATGAAGATTACGTTCAGAGCTACTCTCATATGCCCCTGCTCCCTTAGGCTCAAAACAGTTCATGTTTAACTATGTTTTATATCTTCTCTTTCCCATTTATTTTGAAACTATAGTGCTAAACAGatttttgggttttggttttggcATATTAAAGGCTGCAAGGATCTCTTCATCAAAAATGAACGATCCTCTCCTATCCTTAGACCTTCCCCTTTCTGAGCTGGATCTACATATTTGCGCACCTAGAAATACTGTAGTCAAATGTCgatgatgaaaagaaaaatgacccCCACTGGCATGGACACTGTGGCCAGGTTTCCATAACACTGACTTCAGAGCCTTTCTGTCCGCCTAGGCTTGAAAGAGGCCATTACTTCTGAACAAAATGAATCGATCTTTTAGAAAAATACTGTTAATGGGGTAACTTGGGGGGAAAACATAAATGAAGCCCTGGTAACTTAATggaatgtttaaaaacattttttaatggaatcattatttaactataaaacacttaaaactgtagtaaaaagaagaaaaacataaccACCTCACTGATGAATCAGATTTTTAATAGGGATCCTTATATTcatattcagtttatttttacaaataaaaattgtgggggtttttttgcatttataatgTAATCATCAAGTCTGAAAAGCTTCCAATTTATTTCCATGATACACCcaataaaacatgtaaatagaTAAGGATACTATTTTAGGGAAACCAATATAAGAAGTTGTATCTGAATAGAAAACtagtatttaaataaaatcaagaacttGCGGCAATCTACATGTTTATATGATTTCTTCCCTGCTACTACAATATTTTGGAGGTGGGAGTGTTATGAGAAGGTATTTCTTATGTTTTGAGAATATTACTTAGATTAAGATGAAGCTGTATAATAGTAGTGCTAACTTCTTATTTAATGCCTTAGATTTAAATTGATTTTGATTTGACCTGTTTGATCattagtcatttttttaaaatattaattcaagtATAAGGTTTTGagattatagtttatttttaatgatttctctCACAGAATGATTTCTGAATGCTggggactttaaaaaatattcaatctAAAATCTAATGGCATGTAGAACTTTTAATCCAAgttatttgcattgttttaagtaAAACCTTGAGACTAAAGAAAACACATGCCTAAACAAATGTATCCAACTTTGTGAATATTTCTAGGTAAACTGGAATTTATACAATCATAATTTAGAGTATTAGGAAGGTAATTTATTTATGAAGGCTTAAATTGCTGCCAAAAAAGCTCAACCTGTGAATGCTAAGCCTTTGCAACAACAAACGGTATTTCAAATAAACTACATATACGGTTAAACTGAAAAACTGGAGTACATCAGGTTAGTTGATAGTGACAGCAAAA
This window harbors:
- the FLRT3 gene encoding leucine-rich repeat transmembrane protein FLRT3, with translation MISAAWSIFLIGTKIGLFLQVAPLSVMAKSCPSVCRCDAGFIYCNDRFLTSIPTGIPEDATTLYLQNNQINNAGIPSDLKNLLKVERIYLYHNSLDEFPTNLPKYVKELHLQENNIRTITYDSLSKIPYLEELHLDDNSVSAVSIEEGAFRDSNYLRLLFLSRNHLSTIPWGLPRTIEELRLDDNRISTISSPSLQGLTSLKRLVLDGNLLNNHGLGDKVFFNLVNLTELSLVRNSLTAAPVNLPGTNLRKLYLQDNHINRVPPNAFSYLRQLYRLDMSNNNLSNLPQGIFDDLDNITQLILRNNPWYCGCKMKWVRDWLQSLPVKVNVRGLMCQAPEKVRGMAIKDLNAELFDCKDSGIVSTIQITTAIPNTVYPAQGQWPAPVTKQPDIKNPKLTKDHQTTGSPSRKTITITVKSVTSDTIHISWKLALPMTALRLSWLKLGHSPAFGSITETIVTGERSEYLVTALEPDSPYKVCMVPMETSNLYLFDETPVCIETETAPLRMYNPTTTLNREQEKEPYKNPNLPLAAIIGGAVALVTIALLALVCWYVHRNGSLFSRNCAYSKGRRRKDDYAEAGTKKDNSILEIRETSFQMLPISNEPISKEEFVIHTIFPPNGMNLYKNNHSESSSNRSYRDSGIPDSDHSHS